The Nostoc sp. 'Lobaria pulmonaria (5183) cyanobiont' genome window below encodes:
- a CDS encoding serine/threonine-protein kinase codes for MSYCLNPHCPKPENPDDVKFCRTCGTKLLLKERYRAIKPIGQGGFGKTFLAVDEDKPSKPRCVIKQFYPQSQGTNTLAKAIELFNQEAVQLDELGKHPQIPELLAYFTQENRQYLVQEFIDGQNLAQELAHRGAFSETQIWQLLNDLLSVLQFCHAKHVIHRDIKPENIIRESDAERKLVLVDFGAAKSATGAALNKTGTSIGSPEYVAPEQMRGRAIFASDIYSLGATCINLLTVRSPFDSYDTNNDTWVWQQYLQTPVSNELSRILNKMLESIPIRRYQTVEEVLKDLNQQPKVAATPVIPPKPIPQSPPNSPAAFVSKSPSQLEKELEEMKTQFMGNSKPQPNKIQPPNPTSQAPSKSKIDEELEELKAKYLGNNNS; via the coding sequence ATGAGCTACTGCCTTAATCCCCATTGTCCCAAGCCTGAAAATCCTGATGATGTCAAGTTTTGCCGGACTTGCGGTACTAAGTTACTCCTCAAAGAACGTTACCGTGCTATCAAACCAATCGGACAAGGTGGTTTTGGCAAAACCTTCTTAGCTGTGGATGAGGATAAACCCTCAAAACCACGCTGCGTAATTAAGCAATTTTATCCCCAATCCCAAGGCACTAACACGCTTGCCAAAGCCATAGAGTTATTTAACCAAGAAGCAGTGCAGTTAGATGAATTGGGCAAACATCCCCAAATTCCCGAACTCCTGGCATATTTTACTCAAGAAAATCGGCAGTATCTTGTACAAGAATTTATCGACGGGCAAAACTTAGCCCAGGAATTGGCACATAGAGGTGCTTTTAGTGAAACACAAATCTGGCAACTATTAAACGATTTATTGTCAGTTTTGCAATTTTGTCACGCCAAACACGTGATTCACCGCGATATTAAGCCAGAAAATATTATTCGTGAGAGCGATGCCGAACGCAAACTAGTATTAGTAGATTTTGGTGCTGCTAAATCTGCCACTGGCGCTGCCTTAAATAAAACTGGTACCAGCATTGGTAGTCCAGAATATGTTGCCCCTGAACAAATGAGAGGTAGGGCTATTTTTGCCAGCGATATTTATAGTTTAGGTGCGACTTGTATTAATTTATTAACAGTGCGATCGCCCTTCGATTCTTATGATACCAACAACGATACTTGGGTATGGCAGCAATACTTGCAAACTCCCGTCAGTAATGAGTTGAGCCGCATTCTCAACAAGATGCTAGAAAGTATTCCAATTCGGCGTTATCAAACAGTAGAGGAAGTTCTCAAAGACTTAAATCAACAGCCGAAAGTAGCAGCTACGCCAGTGATACCGCCAAAACCGATCCCTCAATCACCACCAAATTCTCCAGCTGCTTTTGTATCGAAATCTCCTAGTCAACTTGAGAAAGAGTTAGAAGAAATGAAAACCCAATTCATGGGTAACAGCAAACCTCAACCAAATAAAATACAGCCACCAAATCCTACATCTCAGGCTCCTAGTAAAAGCAAAATAGATGAAGAATTAGAAGAATTAAAAGCTAAATATCTTGGTAATAATAACTCTTAA
- a CDS encoding cadherin-like domain-containing protein, whose amino-acid sequence MSFELSQLGTSTDVLSKNSLAPVLDEGSLTTSLTGLGRSNQSLLFVDKSVTDYQQLLAGVTPGTEIHVLDPGQDGVTQITNTLLGRQNIASLHIVSHGEAGGVDFGSSALNSIDLPQYAAQLKTWSKALTNDADILFYGCNVAEGQLGQTFVQNISQVTGADVAASDDLTGNSSLGGDWNLEVATGTIESSPIFSADVLNSYQGTLAYTLGARHIVSGGDVFLGGQFIELGVRGNAGFFGTAASKPANFFGTSARSNIGLSIDPDGYQTGNTFSYDVFLPGTPYEGWSIGYQQSGTTYGLQNAGGGSTDITSTTTADTSSGDTLAAKVTSNTAQNVSVVQTYSFDYTQDYWKTNVTITNNSATALDNLRYARAYDPDNAVDGGGGYPTTNTIVNTIASDKRVLISAEVPNTDASFATRGARPSYFISFDPSARASVGGSLGNVAINSLTVGDKGKTVTSDSSITLWFDVGTLAAGASKTFQFYSGLSTSILDAAANAPINTVPGAQSINAGTPITFGGSNAISVADPDSTNLTVTLTATNGTTSLSGVTGLSFASGDGTTDSTMTFSGTKTDINTALNNLVFNPTASFVGAASIQIETSDGDFSDADTVNITVNPVNEAPTISTNSLSLSEGGSVVLSSSNINATDPDNTPAQLTYTASSISGGQFELVANAGVAITSFTQAQINSGAVRFIHGGDETAPSYSLSVSDGSLSSPSSTVAIGTFTNVNDAPTVSTNTLSLSEGGSVVLSSSNINATDPDNTPAQLTYTATGISGGQFELVANAGVAITSFTQAQINSGAVRFVHNGSETTPSYSLSVSDGSLSSPSSTVVIGTFTNVNDAPTISTNSLNISEGGSVVLSSSNINATDPDNTPAQLTYTASSISGGQFELVANAGVAITSFTQAQINSGAVRFIHGGDETAPSYSLSVSDGSLSSPNSTVAIGTFTNVNDAPTVSTNTLSLSEGGSVVLSSSNINATDPDNTPAQLTYTATGISGGQFELVANAGVAITSFTQAQINSGAVRFVHNGSETTPSYSLSVSDGSLSSPSSTVVIGTFTNVNDAPTISTNSLNISEGGSVVLSSSNINATDPDNTPAQLTYTASGISGGQFELVANAGVAITSFTQAQINSGAVRFVQNGSETAPSYSLSVSDGSLSSPSSTVAIGTFTNVNDAPTISTNSLNISEGGSVVLSSSNINATDPDNTPAQLTYTASGISGGQFELVANAGVAITSFTQAQINSGAVRFVHGGGKTAPSYSLSVSDGLLSSGSSTSVTQIQSLPNILWRNKASGENTIWEMNGFSLQSNNLITQVADQNWQIVGTADFNGDGKFDILWRNKVSGENTIWGLNGFSLQSNNLITQVADQNWQIAGTADFNGDGKSDILWRNKVSGENTIWEMNGFSVQSNNLITQVADQNWQIAGTADFNGDGKSDILWRNKASGENTIWGLNGFSVQSNNLITQVADQNWQIAGTADFNGDGKSDILWRNKASGENTIWGLNGFSVQSNNLITQVADQNWQIALTADFNGDGKSDILWRNEASEENTIWGMNGFSVQSNNLITQRVDQNWKIVGRV is encoded by the coding sequence ATGTCTTTTGAGCTTTCCCAGTTGGGTACATCTACTGATGTGCTATCTAAAAACAGCCTTGCGCCTGTCTTGGACGAAGGCAGTTTGACAACTTCTTTAACAGGACTGGGACGATCCAACCAATCTCTCTTGTTTGTCGATAAATCGGTGACAGACTATCAGCAGTTGCTGGCAGGTGTAACTCCGGGCACAGAGATCCATGTACTTGACCCGGGGCAGGATGGTGTTACCCAGATTACTAATACCCTGCTAGGGCGGCAAAACATCGCCAGTTTGCATATCGTTTCTCACGGGGAAGCTGGGGGAGTGGATTTTGGCAGCAGCGCCCTTAACTCGATCGATCTGCCTCAGTACGCAGCCCAGTTAAAGACCTGGAGCAAAGCACTGACCAACGATGCAGATATTTTGTTCTATGGCTGTAACGTTGCCGAAGGCCAACTCGGTCAGACGTTTGTCCAAAACATCAGTCAGGTTACTGGAGCCGATGTTGCTGCCTCCGATGACCTGACAGGTAACAGTTCTCTAGGCGGCGACTGGAATTTGGAAGTTGCAACAGGAACAATTGAAAGCTCTCCAATTTTCAGTGCTGATGTTCTAAACAGCTATCAAGGAACGCTGGCATATACTCTAGGTGCCCGCCATATTGTATCTGGTGGAGATGTTTTCTTGGGGGGTCAATTCATTGAATTAGGTGTTCGTGGTAATGCAGGTTTCTTTGGAACCGCTGCCTCCAAACCAGCTAATTTCTTTGGTACTTCAGCCCGGTCTAACATTGGACTCAGTATTGACCCAGATGGCTATCAAACCGGGAACACATTTTCCTACGACGTATTCTTACCGGGCACTCCCTATGAGGGTTGGTCAATCGGCTATCAGCAGAGTGGTACAACTTACGGACTGCAAAACGCTGGCGGGGGATCAACCGATATCACTTCAACTACAACTGCCGATACCTCCTCAGGCGACACACTTGCCGCAAAAGTTACCTCCAACACTGCTCAAAATGTTTCTGTCGTCCAGACCTATTCCTTTGACTACACGCAAGACTACTGGAAAACAAACGTCACCATTACAAACAACTCAGCAACAGCCCTTGACAACCTCCGTTACGCTAGAGCCTATGACCCGGACAATGCTGTAGACGGTGGAGGAGGTTACCCGACCACCAACACAATCGTTAACACAATTGCATCTGACAAGAGAGTTCTCATTTCTGCCGAGGTTCCCAATACCGACGCTTCTTTTGCCACCCGTGGTGCACGACCTTCTTACTTCATTTCATTTGATCCATCGGCACGGGCATCCGTTGGCGGCTCACTCGGTAACGTAGCTATCAATTCACTCACGGTAGGAGATAAGGGAAAAACAGTAACCTCAGATAGTAGCATCACGCTCTGGTTTGATGTGGGTACGTTGGCTGCGGGGGCATCGAAGACCTTTCAGTTTTACTCTGGACTATCCACCAGTATTCTCGATGCTGCGGCAAATGCACCTATCAATACCGTACCGGGTGCTCAGAGTATTAACGCAGGTACACCCATAACTTTCGGTGGAAGCAATGCCATTAGTGTTGCTGACCCTGATAGTACTAATCTAACGGTTACACTGACGGCAACCAATGGCACTACGAGCCTAAGCGGTGTCACTGGGTTGAGCTTCGCTTCTGGAGACGGTACTACCGACAGCACAATGACCTTCAGTGGTACTAAAACTGACATCAATACTGCTCTCAACAATCTGGTTTTCAACCCGACAGCAAGCTTTGTCGGCGCTGCTAGTATCCAAATTGAAACCAGTGATGGCGATTTCTCTGATGCCGATACTGTTAACATCACCGTCAACCCAGTTAACGAGGCACCTACTATCAGCACCAACTCGTTAAGCCTCAGCGAAGGTGGCAGTGTGGTACTCTCCAGCAGCAATATCAACGCCACCGACCCCGATAACACTCCCGCTCAACTCACCTACACTGCCAGCAGTATTAGCGGTGGACAGTTTGAGTTGGTAGCGAATGCGGGTGTTGCCATTACCAGCTTCACCCAAGCACAGATAAACTCTGGAGCAGTTCGCTTTATCCACGGTGGCGATGAAACCGCACCCAGCTATAGCCTCAGTGTCAGTGATGGGTCATTGAGTAGCCCTAGCAGCACAGTGGCAATCGGCACCTTCACCAACGTCAACGATGCACCGACCGTTAGCACCAACACCCTGAGCCTCAGCGAAGGTGGCAGTGTAGTTCTCTCCAGCAGCAATATCAACGCCACCGACCCGGATAACACTCCCGCTCAACTCACCTACACTGCCACCGGTATTAGCGGTGGACAGTTTGAGTTGGTAGCGAATGCAGGTGTTGCGATTACCAGCTTCACCCAAGCACAGATAAACTCTGGAGCAGTTCGCTTTGTCCACAATGGTAGTGAAACCACACCCAGCTATAGCCTTAGTGTCAGTGATGGGTCATTGAGCAGCCCTAGTAGCACAGTGGTGATCGGCACCTTCACCAACGTCAACGATGCCCCGACTATCAGCACCAACTCGTTGAACATCAGCGAAGGTGGGAGTGTGGTACTCTCCAGCAGCAATATCAACGCCACCGACCCGGATAACACCCCAGCTCAACTCACCTACACTGCCAGCAGTATTAGCGGTGGACAGTTTGAGTTGGTAGCGAATGCGGGTGTTGCCATTACCAGCTTCACCCAAGCACAGATAAACTCTGGAGCAGTTCGCTTTATCCACGGTGGCGATGAAACCGCACCCAGCTATAGCCTCAGTGTCAGTGATGGGTCATTGAGTAGCCCTAACAGCACAGTGGCAATCGGCACCTTCACCAACGTCAACGATGCACCGACCGTTAGCACCAACACCCTGAGCCTCAGCGAAGGTGGCAGTGTAGTTCTCTCCAGCAGCAATATCAACGCCACCGACCCGGATAACACTCCCGCTCAACTCACCTACACTGCCACCGGTATTAGCGGTGGACAGTTTGAGTTGGTAGCGAATGCAGGTGTTGCGATTACCAGCTTCACCCAAGCACAGATAAACTCTGGAGCAGTTCGCTTTGTCCACAATGGTAGTGAAACCACACCCAGCTATAGCCTTAGTGTCAGTGATGGGTCATTGAGCAGCCCTAGTAGCACAGTGGTGATCGGCACCTTCACCAACGTCAACGATGCCCCGACTATCAGCACCAACTCGTTGAACATCAGCGAAGGTGGGAGTGTGGTACTCTCCAGCAGTAATATCAACGCCACCGACCCGGATAACACCCCAGCTCAACTTACCTACACTGCCAGCGGTATCAGCGGTGGACAGTTTGAGTTGGTAGCGAATGCGGGTGTTGCGATTACCAGCTTCACCCAAGCACAGATCAACTCTGGAGCAGTTCGCTTTGTCCAAAATGGTAGTGAAACCGCACCCAGCTATAGCCTCAGTGTTAGTGATGGGTCGTTGAGCAGCCCTAGCAGCACAGTGGCAATCGGTACCTTCACCAACGTCAACGATGCCCCGACTATCAGCACCAACTCGTTGAACATCAGTGAAGGTGGCAGTGTGGTTCTCTCCAGCAGTAATATCAACGCCACCGACCCGGATAACACCCCAGCTCAACTTACCTACACTGCCAGCGGTATCAGCGGTGGACAGTTTGAGTTGGTAGCGAATGCGGGTGTTGCGATTACCAGCTTCACCCAAGCACAGATCAACTCTGGAGCAGTTCGCTTTGTCCACGGTGGCGGTAAAACAGCACCCAGCTATAGCCTCAGTGTCAGTGATGGCTTGTTAAGTAGCGGTAGCAGCACCAGTGTGACCCAGATCCAGAGTTTGCCCAATATACTGTGGCGCAACAAGGCAAGCGGAGAGAATACCATCTGGGAGATGAATGGCTTCTCCTTGCAAAGCAACAACTTGATTACCCAAGTGGCTGATCAAAACTGGCAGATTGTAGGTACAGCCGACTTCAACGGCGACGGCAAATTTGATATCCTCTGGCGCAACAAGGTAAGCGGAGAGAATACCATCTGGGGGCTGAATGGCTTCTCCTTGCAAAGCAACAACTTGATTACCCAAGTGGCTGATCAAAACTGGCAGATTGCAGGTACAGCTGACTTCAACGGCGACGGCAAATCTGATATCCTCTGGCGCAACAAGGTAAGCGGAGAGAATACCATTTGGGAAATGAATGGCTTCTCTGTGCAAAGCAACAACTTGATTACCCAAGTGGCTGATCAAAACTGGCAGATTGCAGGTACAGCTGACTTCAACGGCGACGGCAAATCTGATATCCTCTGGCGCAACAAGGCAAGCGGAGAGAATACCATCTGGGGGCTGAATGGCTTCTCCGTGCAAAGCAACAACTTGATTACCCAAGTGGCTGATCAAAACTGGCAGATTGCAGGTACAGCCGACTTCAACGGCGACGGCAAATCTGATATCCTCTGGCGCAACAAGGCAAGCGGAGAGAATACCATCTGGGGGCTGAATGGCTTCTCTGTGCAAAGCAACAACTTGATTACCCAAGTGGCTGATCAAAACTGGCAGATTGCACTTACAGCCGACTTCAACGGCGACGGCAAATCTGATATCCTCTGGCGCAACGAGGCAAGCGAAGAGAATACCATCTGGGGAATGAATGGCTTCTCTGTGCAAAGCAACAACTTGATTACCCAGCGAGTTGATCAAAACTGGAAAATTGTAGGTAGGGTTTGA
- a CDS encoding acyltransferase family protein — MGIYRFLLSIFVAISHAGVLINGLNPGVIAVISFLIISGYVMTALIYKNYFEPKKIAWFYLDRIFRIYPQYLFNIITVLIIYYNFGLNSHYLSQPSQIGLLQNLLIIPMGFYMIPWVGEKFMIIPPAWSLGLEGCFYILIPFILIYKLEKIFFGLSYIIFLMAYLGIIHTDYFGYRLIFGTIFIFICGSFLYKNNNINTNQPVKFTLTFSCLLLAATFLDSRLILAFNREVLTGLILGIMSIHLLIKIKRTYLDDFFGNLSYGLFLSHYLVIFEFEQLEIHWNFKWILVMLLTSIFISGIGFFCFEKPVIALRKKIRKQYN, encoded by the coding sequence ATGGGAATCTATCGTTTTTTGTTATCAATCTTTGTTGCCATAAGTCATGCAGGAGTGCTTATAAACGGCTTAAACCCCGGAGTGATAGCTGTAATATCATTCTTGATTATAAGTGGATATGTAATGACAGCCTTGATATATAAAAATTATTTTGAGCCTAAAAAAATAGCTTGGTTCTATCTTGATAGGATTTTTAGAATCTATCCGCAGTATTTATTTAACATAATAACAGTTTTAATTATTTATTATAATTTTGGATTAAACTCACATTATCTCAGTCAACCTTCACAAATTGGATTATTACAAAACCTTTTGATAATACCTATGGGATTTTATATGATTCCTTGGGTAGGAGAGAAATTTATGATTATTCCTCCAGCATGGTCGCTAGGTCTTGAAGGATGTTTTTATATATTAATTCCATTTATATTAATATATAAGTTAGAAAAGATTTTTTTTGGGTTATCCTATATAATTTTCTTGATGGCTTATTTGGGAATTATTCATACAGATTATTTTGGTTATAGATTAATATTTGGAACAATATTTATCTTTATTTGCGGTAGCTTTTTATATAAAAATAATAATATTAATACAAATCAGCCAGTTAAATTTACATTAACTTTTTCTTGCTTATTATTAGCAGCAACTTTTTTAGATTCCCGTTTGATATTAGCTTTTAATAGAGAAGTTTTAACAGGATTAATATTAGGAATTATGTCTATACATCTGTTAATAAAAATTAAAAGAACATATTTAGATGATTTTTTTGGTAATCTCTCTTACGGATTATTTTTATCTCATTATTTAGTTATTTTTGAGTTTGAGCAATTAGAGATACACTGGAATTTTAAGTGGATATTGGTAATGCTATTAACTTCTATATTTATTTCAGGAATAGGTTTTTTTTGTTTTGAGAAGCCAGTAATTGCTTTACGTAAAAAAATTAGAAAACAATACAATTAA
- the cax gene encoding calcium/proton exchanger — MSTKNIILFALLLFIPVSVAAHFLEWGELTVFITAGLAILPLAAWMGTATEEIAVVVGPSLGGLLNATFGNATELIIALVALNAGLIDVVKASITGSIISNLLLVMGFSMLLGGLRYKEQTFQPIVARVNAASMNLAVIAILMPTAMNYTSEGINEQTLQNLSIAVAVVLILVYALTLLFSMKTHSYLYDVGVAEAEAEVEEISHGKPNMALWVGVLLVCTLLVAIESEMLVDSLEVATSQLGLTALFTGVILVPIVGNAAEHATAVTVAMKDKMDLSLSVAVGSSMQIALFVAPVLVIAGRVVGQPMDLDFKPFELVAVVVSVLIANSISSDGKSNWLEGTLLLAAYTVLGFAFYFHPVMEGMR, encoded by the coding sequence ATGTCAACCAAAAACATTATTCTTTTCGCTTTACTACTGTTTATCCCAGTTTCTGTAGCAGCTCACTTTCTGGAATGGGGAGAATTGACAGTTTTCATTACAGCTGGATTAGCAATTCTGCCCTTAGCAGCTTGGATGGGTACAGCCACAGAAGAAATTGCTGTCGTAGTTGGGCCATCGCTGGGGGGCTTGTTAAACGCCACTTTTGGCAATGCTACAGAACTAATTATCGCCTTAGTAGCGCTGAACGCTGGGTTAATAGATGTAGTCAAAGCTAGTATCACAGGATCGATTATTAGCAACTTACTACTGGTGATGGGTTTTTCCATGCTTTTGGGAGGACTGCGCTACAAAGAACAGACATTTCAGCCAATTGTGGCGCGGGTGAATGCTGCTTCGATGAATTTGGCAGTGATTGCCATTTTGATGCCAACGGCGATGAACTATACCTCTGAAGGAATTAACGAACAAACACTGCAAAATCTTTCTATTGCTGTTGCTGTAGTATTAATCTTGGTTTATGCTCTAACGCTGCTATTTTCGATGAAAACTCACTCCTATCTTTATGATGTGGGTGTAGCGGAGGCAGAAGCAGAAGTTGAGGAAATATCTCATGGTAAACCAAATATGGCTTTATGGGTTGGCGTGCTGCTAGTATGTACCTTGCTAGTGGCAATTGAATCAGAAATGTTGGTCGATTCTCTGGAAGTGGCTACATCTCAGCTAGGTTTGACGGCGCTGTTTACAGGGGTAATTTTGGTTCCCATCGTCGGTAACGCGGCTGAACACGCCACAGCAGTCACCGTGGCGATGAAAGATAAAATGGATCTTTCCCTGTCGGTAGCTGTGGGATCGAGTATGCAGATTGCCCTATTTGTTGCACCCGTGTTGGTGATAGCAGGGCGGGTAGTGGGGCAACCTATGGATTTGGATTTCAAACCCTTTGAATTAGTCGCTGTGGTTGTGTCAGTGTTGATTGCCAACAGTATTAGTTCTGATGGTAAATCCAATTGGCTGGAAGGCACTTTGTTATTAGCTGCTTATACAGTATTGGGGTTCGCCTTCTACTTCCACCCAGTTATGGAAGGTATGAGGTAA